A genomic segment from Glycine max cultivar Williams 82 chromosome 1, Glycine_max_v4.0, whole genome shotgun sequence encodes:
- the LOC100798782 gene encoding protein CDI-like, which produces MVLSNGKTEAPLPSSNGGGAEIDNNEKKPFKIFVGYDPREDLAYEVCRHSILKRSSIPVEIIPIKQSDLRKSGLYWRERGQFESTEFSFSRFLTPCLANYQGWAMFVDCDFLYLADIKELKDLIEDKYAIMCVQHDYAPKETTKMDGAVQTVYPRKNWSSMVLYNCAHPKNRVLTPDTVNTQTGAFLHRFQWLEDDLIGSIPFVWNFLEGHNRVVDNDPTTSPKAIHYTRGGPWFEAWKNCEFADLWLNEMEDYMKQAKKESAN; this is translated from the coding sequence ATGGTTTTGAGTAATGGGAAAACTGAGGCACCATTGCCAAGTAGTAATGGGGGAGGTGCTGAGATTGATAACAATGAGAAGAAGCCCTTCAAGATCTTCGTAGGGTATGACCCTCGCGAAGATCTTGCCTATGAGGTATGTCGCCACTCCATCTTGAAAAGGTCTTCAATCCCTGTTGAGATCATACCAATTAAGCAGTCAGATCTGAGGAAAAGTGGTTTGTATTGGCGTGAGAGGGGCCAGTTTGAGAGCACTGAGTTCTCCTTTTCAAGATTCTTGACCCCTTGCCTTGCCAATTACCAAGGTTGGGCAATGTTTGTGGACTGTGATTTCCTCTACTTGGCTGATATCAAGGAATTGAAAGACTTGATTGAGGACAAGTATGCCATCATGTGTGTTCAGCATGACTATGCTCCAAAGGAGACCACTAAGATGGATGGGGCAGTGCAAACTGTGTACCCAAGAAAGAATTGGTCTTCAATGGTTCTCTATAACTGTGCTCATCCGAAGAACCGTGTTCTCACTCCCGACACTGTCAACACACAGACTGGTGCTTTCCTCCACAGGTTTCAATGGCTTGAGGATGATCTAATTGGATCCATCCCTTTTGTTTGGAACTTTCTTGAGGGGCACAACAGGGTTGTTGATAATGATCCCACTACTTCGCCCAAGGCCATCCATTATACTCGTGGAGGGCCATGGTTTGAAGCTTGGAAAAACTGTGAATTTGCTGATCTGTGGCTCAATGAAATGGAAGATTACATGAAGCAAGCCAAAAAAGAATCTGCCAAttag